The Actinomyces faecalis genome includes the window GTATCGACGACCAGCACGTCCACGCCTGCCTCAGCCAGCGCGCCCGCACGCTCCCAGGTGTCTCCCCAGTAGCCGACAGCGGCACCGACCACGAGCCGTCCTGCCTCGTCCTTGGTGGCGTGGGGGTACTGCTCGGTCTTGACGAAGTCCTTGACCGTGATGAGACCGGTCAGGTGCCCGGAGTCATCGACCAGCGGCAGCTTCTCGATACGGTGCTCAGCCAGGAGCGCCTTGGCGTCCTCACGCGAGATACCGGTGGGACCGGTGATGAGGCGCTCGCGCGGCGTCATGCAGTCGCGCACGTGCAGCGTGCCCCAGGTGTCCGCCGGCACGAAGCGCAGGTCGCGGTTGGTGATGATGCCAAGGAGGTTGCCCTCGTCGTCGACCACGGGCAGACCAGAGACCTTGTAGTGACCGCACAGCTTGTCCAGCTCGGCGATCGTGGCGTCCGGCCCGACGGTGACGGGGTCCGAGACCATACCTGACTCCGAGCGCTTGACCCGGCGGACCTGCTGCGCCTGGTCCTCAATGGACAGGTTGCGGTGCAGGATGCCGATACCGCCCTGCCGAGCCATGGCGATCGCCATCTCAGACTCGGTGACGGTATCCATCGCGGCGCTCAGCAGCGGGGTGGACAGGCTGATCTTCTTGGTCAGCCGCGAGGTCGTGTCGACCTCGGAGGGGATGACGTCGGTCAGCCTGGGCAGCAGGAGCACGTCGTCGTAAGTCAGTCCGGTGGGTGCGAAGAGGTCAAGGCTGGTGATCGAGTCGCTCACAGTGTGCATGGTAGGGCCAGGTACGCCTGCCGTGCACCCCGCAGTGGCGTCAGGATGCTCACGAGCCCCACGACAGCCAGCATCCCTAAGCCGCACCAAGGAAGGCAGGACCACACTGGTGCACCGGCTGCTTGCCGTTCTCCCGAAAGCCTCCTAGTCTTCCCTCAGACACAGGCGTGACGGCAAAGTCCGCCGTCGTCGCTGAGAAGGGACTCACTGATGCCTGAGCGGTCGCGCCAGCCTGGTCCCGTGACCGCGTTGTGGGAGTGGCAGTACCAGGGCGCGTGCCTGGGGATGGACTCCGCCCAGTTCTTCCACCCTGACGGCGAGCGGGGCAGGTCGCGCCGGCGACGTGACGACGGCGCGAAGGCCGTGTGCCGTCGCTGCTCGGTCCTCGCGCGCTGCCGCGAGCACGCCCTGTCCACGCAGGAGCCCTACGGGGTGTGGGGTGGCATGACCGAGGAGGAGCGCCGGGCCCTCCTCTCCAGCCGTCCGCACTGAGCCGTGCCTCCGGCGCAGGCACGGCCCACAGGCCGACCAGTCCGCCATGACGTAGCCGCCATCACGACTCTCGGCGGGGAGAAGGCCTTTGCCTTCTCCCCGCCGAGAGCTGCTAGTAGGTGTCTAGCCCAAGGTCACTTGGTGACGACGGCGAGCACGTCGCGCGCGGAGAGGATGAGGTAGTCCTCGCCCGCGTACTTGACCTCGGTGCCGCCGTACTTGGAGTAGATGACGACGTCGCCCTCGGCGACGTCCACCGGGATGCGCTTGCCGGAGTCGTCGACGCGGCCGGGGCCCACGGCCACGACCTTGCCCTCCTGCGGCTTCTCCTTGGCGGTGTCCGGGATGACCAGGCCGGAGGCGGTGGTCTGCTCAGCCTCAAGCGTCTGGACGACGATGCGGTCCTCGAGCGGCTTGATGGAGATCGACATGGTGTCCTCCCCTTCTCGCTTGTTCAGCGTACGGATGGTGTTGTGGTCCGCGTCCTGACTTGCCGGTCCGCCGTCGCGGGGGTCGGTCCGTCAGCGCCGAGGGCGCGTGCCGCAGGGCCTTCGTCGACCCTGCGTCCGGAAGAGAATCTACGCGCGCCGTTAGCACTCAGTCAACGTGAGTGCCAAAGTGTGCCCTCAGGTTCGCCGACGGCGAGGCACGGGCATGCCATCATCGTGCCGATGGCCTCTTCCACCTCGTCCTCCTCCCCCAGCGCCACCTCGCTCGCCCCTCTCCTGACTGCCGAGGGGTGGCAGCTGCTGTCCTCCCTCCCGCCCTACGACCCTGAAGGGGTCCTGAGCCTGGGCGAGGAGCTCCGCGCAGCCGGTCACAGCCCAGAGCTGGTGTCCGCAGCGCTGACCCAGCAGCGCCTGCGTGAGCGGGCCGCCGCGAAGTTCGGTCCCTTCGCCGCCCAGATGCTCTTCACTCCCGACGGGCTGGAGCAGGCCACGCGTCTGGCTGTCTCCGCCCACCACGCCGCGCGCTACGCACGTGCCGGAGTCCGCCGGGTGGCGGACCTGGGCTGCGGCATCGGCGGGGACGCCGTCGCCCTGGCAGGCCTCGACCTGCCGGTGCTCGCCGTCGAGCGGGACGAGGCGACAGCGGCCCTGGCCACTGTCAACCTCATGCCCTTCGACCACGCCGAGGTCCTGTGCGCCGACGCCCTCGGGCTCGACCTGGAGGCCCACGACGTCGACGCCGTCTTCGCTGACCCTGCCCGTCGTGCCGGCGGACGACGCCTGAACGACCCGGAGCAGTGGTCTCCGCGCCTGAGCCAGGTCCTGGCCCTGCGTGAGCGGGTCGCCGCCCTCGGCGTCAAGGTGGCTCCCGGGATCGACCACGGCCTCCTTCCGGCTGACTCCCACGTGCAGTGGGTGAGCGTGGGAGGCGAGGTCGTCGAGGCCGGGATCTGGTGCGGGCCACTCGCCCCGGAGGGGCCGGGCCGCTCCGCGCTCGTGATGAGCCCTGACCCAGCCTCGTCAGGCGACCAGGCCTCACACGTCCTGACCGACCCCGAGTGCTCAGACCCCTCGGTCGCTCCCACCCAGCTCGATCCCGTCATCGGGGCGGAGGGGCTCGGACCCCTGCTGCACGAGCCCGACGGCGCAGCCATCCGGGCAGGCCTCGTTGCCCACCTGGCCCGGCGCCTGGGTGCCCGCCCCCTGGCACCGCGTATCGCCTACCTCACCGGCTGCGCGCCGGTCCCCTCCGAGCTGCGTCCCTTCGTGCGCAGCTGGCGGGTCCGTGAGGTCCTGCCCCTGCACCTCAAGGTGCTCAAGGCTCGCGTGCGAGCCAGGGAGATCGGGTGTCTGGAGATTCACCGTCGCGGTGTCGACGTCTCTCCCGACGCGTTGCGTGCCTCGCTGCGCCCCAAGGGGTCTCAGGGCGAGACCTGGGTGCTCACCCGCCTGGGGGCGGCCTCTGACCGCGGCAGGGGCAAGGCCGCCAGCCCCAAGGGCGTCGTCCTCGTCGTCGAGAAGCTCGAGCCTGAGCGCGGGGTCCAGGCACTGCGGCCCGGCCACCAGGCCGGGGCCTAGACTGTTCACCACTGGTCTGGTCCGTGGCGGACTCTCGCCAGCCAGACCAGCGCTCGGCTCCCCTGACGAACGGCGCACGATGACCACGGCACCACGATTCAGCCACCTCCACCGCCAGGCTCTGCCCTTTGCCTCCTCACCGCGCTCCAGCGTCGGCATCGAGTGGGAGCTCCAGCTCCTGGACCGGGACTCCCTCGACCTGCGCCAGTGCGCTGCCGAGATCCTCGGTGCCGTGGGCGAGGACCCGCATATCCACGGCGAGATGATGCTCAACACCGTTGAGCTGGTCTCGGGAGCACGCCAGAGCGTCGCCGAGTGCGTGGAGGACATCGCCTTCGCCTACGACCGGCTGCTGCCCGTGGTCGACCCGCTGCGCGTCGACCTGGTCAGCGCCGGCACCCATCCCTTCGCCGACCCCCTGGTCCAACGGGTCACCGACGCCGAACGCTACTCGCGCCTGGTCGACCGCACCCGCCTGTGGGGCCACCAGATGCTCATCTTCGGCACGCACGTCCACGTCGGCGTCGAGGACCGGGACAAGGCGCTCCCGATCCTCAGGGCCTTGCTCACCCGGACGGCGCACCTGCAGTGCCTCAGCGCGTCCTCCCCCTTCTGGGCTGGTCATGACACCGGCTACGCGGACAACCGCGCCATGATGTTCCAGCAGCTGCCGACCGCAGGTGCGCCTCACCAGCTTGACACCTGGGAGGACCTGGAGGCCTACGCCGGGGACATGATCCACACCGGCGTCATCGAGGAGTTCAGCGAGGTGCGCTGGGACGTGCGCCCTTCCCCCAGGCTCGGGACCGTCGAGGTACGGGCCTGCGACGCAGCGACCAACCTCACCGAGCTCGCAGGGATCGCGGCGC containing:
- the guaB gene encoding IMP dehydrogenase, with protein sequence MHTVSDSITSLDLFAPTGLTYDDVLLLPRLTDVIPSEVDTTSRLTKKISLSTPLLSAAMDTVTESEMAIAMARQGGIGILHRNLSIEDQAQQVRRVKRSESGMVSDPVTVGPDATIAELDKLCGHYKVSGLPVVDDEGNLLGIITNRDLRFVPADTWGTLHVRDCMTPRERLITGPTGISREDAKALLAEHRIEKLPLVDDSGHLTGLITVKDFVKTEQYPHATKDEAGRLVVGAAVGYWGDTWERAGALAEAGVDVLVVDTANGGARLALEMISRLKKDPAFAGVQIIGGNVATREGAQALIDAGVDAVKVGVGPGSICTTRVVAGVGVPQVTAVYEAARACTPAGVPLIADGGLQYSGDIAKAMVAGADTVMLGSLLAGCTESPGDLVFVNGKQWKRYRGMGSLGAMSSRGRTSYSKDRYFQADVTGDDKIVPEGIEGQVPYSGSLADVVYQLVGGLHQSMFYVGARTIPELKANGQFVRITAAGLKESHPHDVQMTVEAPNYAGRS
- a CDS encoding WhiB family transcriptional regulator, which gives rise to MPERSRQPGPVTALWEWQYQGACLGMDSAQFFHPDGERGRSRRRRDDGAKAVCRRCSVLARCREHALSTQEPYGVWGGMTEEERRALLSSRPH
- the groES gene encoding co-chaperone GroES, whose protein sequence is MSISIKPLEDRIVVQTLEAEQTTASGLVIPDTAKEKPQEGKVVAVGPGRVDDSGKRIPVDVAEGDVVIYSKYGGTEVKYAGEDYLILSARDVLAVVTK
- a CDS encoding class I SAM-dependent methyltransferase, yielding MASSTSSSSPSATSLAPLLTAEGWQLLSSLPPYDPEGVLSLGEELRAAGHSPELVSAALTQQRLRERAAAKFGPFAAQMLFTPDGLEQATRLAVSAHHAARYARAGVRRVADLGCGIGGDAVALAGLDLPVLAVERDEATAALATVNLMPFDHAEVLCADALGLDLEAHDVDAVFADPARRAGGRRLNDPEQWSPRLSQVLALRERVAALGVKVAPGIDHGLLPADSHVQWVSVGGEVVEAGIWCGPLAPEGPGRSALVMSPDPASSGDQASHVLTDPECSDPSVAPTQLDPVIGAEGLGPLLHEPDGAAIRAGLVAHLARRLGARPLAPRIAYLTGCAPVPSELRPFVRSWRVREVLPLHLKVLKARVRAREIGCLEIHRRGVDVSPDALRASLRPKGSQGETWVLTRLGAASDRGRGKAASPKGVVLVVEKLEPERGVQALRPGHQAGA
- a CDS encoding glutamate--cysteine ligase, translated to MTTAPRFSHLHRQALPFASSPRSSVGIEWELQLLDRDSLDLRQCAAEILGAVGEDPHIHGEMMLNTVELVSGARQSVAECVEDIAFAYDRLLPVVDPLRVDLVSAGTHPFADPLVQRVTDAERYSRLVDRTRLWGHQMLIFGTHVHVGVEDRDKALPILRALLTRTAHLQCLSASSPFWAGHDTGYADNRAMMFQQLPTAGAPHQLDTWEDLEAYAGDMIHTGVIEEFSEVRWDVRPSPRLGTVEVRACDAATNLTELAGIAALTQCLVESFSRTLDRGEALDAMPDWYVAENKWRSARYGMDAILITGSDGEEELVSDTVSRMLTELMPVAEDLGCARELAGVQATLDAGASYQRQFAAVRAADGANQAAVRLMQAEVKAGRPLHPTEVLSVASTIHPSTLPGSHQGRYASA